One Ranitomeya variabilis isolate aRanVar5 chromosome 4, aRanVar5.hap1, whole genome shotgun sequence genomic window, gaaatctcgagtaacgagtatattcgctcatcactaaaaaaatAGCAAATCTCTCATATCTAACCTTATACAAATCCTTTAATACCTCACTAAATATGTGTTTTCTTACCTTTTTCAATGCAATAAATGTTAGAGGTGTGATGCCTATTACAAAATAGCTTTATGGGGTCTCAATATCAATATATAACTAATACAAGCACAATGCAGACATCATGAGTCTCGGTTCAAGGACAAAAATACAGCAACGAGAGAATATAAAAACATAAACAAAAGTGAAATGAGTCACTTCATGTTATAGACGTATAATAGTGAAGTGACTAAACCCTGGGTCACAGTTTACAGTACACTACGGGTTGTCGTAAATCCGTCTGAAGAGCATCAATGTTGAAATTTAATTATCTCTCTTATAAACCCGGCATTATATTATCAGGTCACTTAAGAACATAGAGTGTTTCTTATAACCCCGTTTCTTTTAGCGTAGGGCTCCAGAGTACATCATGTTGCATGACCCAAAAAAATTGTACAGTTAAAAGTTGTAGCTTTGATTCGGCATATTCGCCGATAGGTGACCAACAAATCAGAAGTCGCATGCACTTTACATTGTGGCCAATGATGGCAAAGTCACGGTGCATGTTCCAACCTGCAATCAAGTTGCAATTAGAGGCAACGTTGCAAtgagagtgtaacaccccaggtaaccggttgttacagtgatgttgccttccattCGGGGAGGGTgaagtcatgcttggaggcaaggaggattccctttaccaggtaaggacctacattcaacacattctgaatccaggccagaagggggagctctgaacccggattcagaggagcttccccagctttaagtattctggtctggaggaggagttagttcagtctggagagacagtggaggagagaagaagagcagagagtggggccgtgcagccacgtgtgtgctgcagctccaggaatggaAGATATTCCATCCCTTCAGGTtgttagtgagcatctgaggaaagaagcacaggagaaggcaagagcttagaggggaactgtgaccgggcacactCTGAgtcgaagcgcaggaaccgggcaccgggagcccgaggtggtGTTGAACTCtaggtcccacagcagaaccggagggcaaagaaCTTTATGTGTTTTGCctacacccacacctgaaggtgcagcagtatacagagagcccgggtcgtgatagagcccctataaaaaggcttgcactgcccaccatacgggttactgtcccaggacaggagagaggggactttgtcagcaagccacaggcagcaaggacctcgcatacgagcgaaagcaggaaggcttacggacttcacctgggagagggattcaccattgcctccaggctgaCTGGACCATATCACCACAtgttactggtaccctggactgtggcctgctacaaccagtaaatcaggtaaagacgtCACCACCTTGTGTCTTCTATTTATTTACCGGCACCACACTATCGTTGCCatacacattgggagccctggggacccagcttcacctgtgggaagcaatacCATCTTGCTGACATACCattacccccagaggacccctttaagcagtgtcggtcacccctgaccgagtaccacaggtggcgtcacaaacttttattgctttacaattccgtttaaaaactatcccttttacttgggcgcccagggccacggaccgggtcaccgccaccgtgacatcccttttaagtactggacccggtaccgagtacgccTAGGCTCTGGTGGGTGACTCAACTGAATAAGCTCTTTTTTTGAGGTTGGGCTCAAAATCCAATTTCTGAAGCTTTAGGAGAGTATCCAGAGCGCAGCATCCAACAAACCCCGATCAAGGTTCCAAGTAGGTTCTGAATCAATGAAGGACACATACAGTAGGATTCTTAGTACCCAATGTTCATTTTCTACCACTCCAGAAGGGTCATGTCGTGTTTATTTAACAATTGATTTTTGACATCCTATCaatctataataataattattgcacCAAGTAATGCTTATAAACTATGGTAATTAGAATTATTCTATAAGAGTTACTTGGCGCAAATCTCATGAATCCCAATAGCTTCACATCTATTGTTTTAGGAGTGAACAAACAGTATTTCCTCATAAAGTATATgcttatttttgaatttttttttctacactttaGGGAGATATCCCATAATAGAAGCCAAAACAATTAATTCTAATTTACCTAAATTCCAGGAAGACCTGAAGGTATTAATAATATGTTAACTTCTAAAGAGAGCAAGTAATACATATTTTGTATACTACTGAGAAAATCTGGTTCTGGAGTTTTTCCATTGTAATCAATAATTAGATGTCTATTTTTTTGAGGGTAGAGGTGATATTATCTTCAAAAGCCAATAATACAGTAATTATAGGCTTGTCAAGTCTACATCTTAAAGGGCTTGCCATGCTTAGATACCCTTGGGGCATAGTAAGTTAATTGAGCAAGGTTCTTAGTTTACGACTTCCATCAATTATCCAGTGTGAAGAACAGACAATAGTGTGAACTAATGGTTGTTTCAGGACTCTAATATTGATTAGTAGGTTTGGTCACTATTATCAGATAGATAAGGATCCTGGTCAATGTCATATAAAGGCAGTGGGTCTTCTGGGACTAAAGAATTTATAGCCCATCCATAACATACCTGTAGGCCATCAACAGACTTTGACGCTTTGCACCTTCTCGAGCAACTGAGTATAAGAACCATGGTTCCTCCATTGTTTGTCAGGCACCATGTCTTAGTTTTGTAGGGTCTGTACCTTACGTAATAGCTATATGACAAGATATACAGAACTGTATCAATTGTCATTGGAAGACCCACCATGTCTGGGTGTTACATGGAATTCAATAGGCGTCATGTTCCATAATCTTTATTTCCCACGCGGTGGTGCTTCAGAATTAATACAGGTTCTTATGCACATTGAAACTGATCACCGGGGAACAACCTATATTCAGCTTTCCTGGTGCATCCATCAACATCTCATAATCTGCTCTTTAAGTCAACTCGCAATTTAGGTCAAGGTGTCGCACAGTTCATTCCTGTTTGACCATAATTAGATCTATGTCAAGCTAAGCTTCTGTCAATAAATAAAAAAGATAGCTACATAAAAGATTGCTAATCCCGAGTAGCTCTAGACAAAAAAGTAATACATCTGATACACCTGACCCTGTGAAAGACTTCCAAAACCAATTACCTCACTTGAGACCAGTTGTCTACAAAGCATTCATAATTGTGTTACAGATAATGTTACTAAGAATTGTCTTCATTCCAGAGCATGAAGTTGTTTTTAGCCCTCTGGCAACTCTGAAAATTTTGGCGCCTCCAATCCTACTTTGACTGTATAGATGGTGGTTCTCTAGAAAATTTTACATTATTTTTGGGGCTATCAAAATTTTCAATGGAGCGTCAACAAAATAAGAATTATTGTTCTAAGAATTATTGTATAGTTATAGATCTCCAAAAGACCACCACTTTGAGAAGACAACCCCTTTGTCAAGATGAGATGTTCACTCATATCCTAAATATACTGGCCATATTCTAGTGATGGTTTGGACCTCCCTATAGAAGACATTTTTCAATGTAAATTTGGGCATCAAGATTCTCACATATTTCAGGCCTCTTTGGGGCTAAGTTCAGAGCTTTGACCTCATCATAGATGTAATCTTCATCCATCGTATCCATCATTTTCTATATCTAAGCATTTGGCCTAACTAAGAAGTCATTTGAGTCTGATGATTCGAGTGTAGGGTTAGGATAGATTCAGTCAAGGATCAATTGTTTGAAAATGGTGCAAGCAATAGTTAAACTAATTAAAATAATAGTGGACCAATAGGATCTTAGTTATAGAGTCCACAATATAGACTCTTGAGTAGACCACAAATGGAAAAAAAAGCATATTTATTGTACGACTTTCCTAATCAAAGTATTTCATTCACAAAACCTTTTCAGAACTCATTAATGTAATACAAAGTTCAGTGAAGGGCAACCCTGTATCTGTCAAACAGTTAAATAGTCACAGTAAGCATAATGTGCATTAGTTTATATGACAACTGgaacttccggaaatatctggaaggTTGCCAATAGATTCTAAAAAATATCCAATTGATTAAAGAGAAAATTTCAATGCGATGGACCCTGTTATATTAGAGCACTAGACCAATAGCATAAGGATAAAAACTAGAGTGAACCTTTTTATAGCTACTAAGAATCCTTCACATGATTATAAAACTGGTTCCATAATATTTTCCTCTTTCTTCTGAAAAGAGTAAACTGAACAACTTCATCTTTGGTCAGACAAAACTATGTAATGACTTcttaatgttgttgttttttattaaaaaagcaataaaaagctTTAACTTAGTTTTAAGGAGGGTAAGGGTGAGACAAGTGCCCATGGCGGTACTTCTAGAATTCTCTACACCATCATGAGACCCTAAACTTCAGGCATGATAGCTGTATGAGGGACAGTCATCATATAATTTCCCCCTATTGTATTTAATCTGAGCCACAAACATAACGCCCCACACTGCTTTTTTAAATCGATAAATTGTTCCCCCCCCATTGTTAGTATACTCTACCTACACCTGGTCATGCCTTTTGGGGTACAAGGCTCTAATATTAGGTATTCTTTAAAACTATAATATAGATGTTGTGGGACGACAATAAAGCTGTTTATTGATGTGATTCTACTTTACCTTATACTGCACCTACAGTATATTACATCTTAATGTGGTGTTATATATGGTTTTATATAGTTTTATAATGTAAGCTCATTACATACTTTGTAACTTACTTGGCTCTATCGTATTCTTTCTTTAGTTGATTCTACACATCTTGCCATGGTATCAAGCTTTTTCTGGAGGGGTGTGCACCGGACGGTGGTGACCCTTGGCATGGCCTTTATGCTTATCGGTGTAGTTCTGCTGTCTGTATCGGAGAGAATCTTCATCCTTGGGATCTGTTTCCTGGCCGCTGGCAGCCTAGCTGTTATCTGCTATCTTTTGGTGACAGTAATGACATGTGTAAAAAAATCAAGGAGTTCGGAGAATGAAGAGAATCCTGCAGAGACAGAAGTCAGAAACACAGAGCAATCTCAGAATGTGGCGTAAGTGCTTTACTAATTATCATCAATAATATAGCATATCTAATGTATTAGAGAAAATCTCAGAGACAAATGAATGAGTGAATAAATGGTGTACTTGACAATTTTTTGTTCTTATTATATTTTTCATCCTGAATTGGTACTTGGGACAATCCCTACTTTTTACATGAATAAGTAGATCACAAAACCTCCCCACAATTGGACACCCACCAATCGCTTGTAATCTTTAGCGAAACCAGGCAGTAAATTTTCAATTTCTCTGCAGCTTCCGTACAAGAAAAATTCAGCAGTACATGATGTCCATTCATGTCAATAGGTTGTTCATTTAATGCAGGACCGGTTGGATCCTCCAGTGCCAGAGAAACTCTTTGTAACCACTGTCCACCGTGACTAAGTGATGAGGATCCCGAGCAGGAGACCATATTACAGTGTTCTCCCCATTTTCTCTACCCATTAAGAGAATGATTTGAGTAATAGAATTATTAAGGAATTGTCATATGTGGAgtgaggaaggaattttccccctaaTATGGAGCTATTGTGGGGTTTTGCCTTTCTCTGAATCAACATTTTAGGTTATAGGATGAACTCGatggacttaagtctaccttcaaccttaaaaactatgaaaaacTATGAAACAATTAATTACTGATACCACAGAAGTAAATGTAAGCCTTCTCTGTACCTGCTATGGTTGATCATTCTACATCAACTGAAAGTTTGTCAAACTCGCCGATGAGACCAGATGACCATCATACATATATGGAGCGCTGTATCCCTCCTCCGACATCATCTGGCCGTATGAATTCAAGTGCACACTCAGTTTGTCCTCCCTAGAGATAAGTAGCCATCAGAGAAGTCTTTAGGGAGCACAGGAGTCTGGAGAAGACAGAGGTGTCTGGTGGGAACAATGTTGCTTGAATGGAACAGATGCAGCTAAAGGGGCCAGTGGTGTCCGGAGAGTGCCGAAGAGTCTGGAGATAATAGAAGGATTTGGAGGACACAGAAGTGTCTGGAGGGGACAAAAGACTCTGGAGGTAATAGCAGAGTTTGGAGGATACAGAAGTGTCTGGAGGGAATAGAAGAATATGGAGGGAGCATTGAATTCTGAAGGATAAAGGAAGATTCTGTAGGGAACAGAGTCTGGATGAGACAGATGTGTATTTCTAGAGGGGAACAAAGAAGCCTAGAATGTACAGTGTCAGGGACCAGAGACGTCTGTAGAATACACAGTGGATTGAAGGGGGCATGGGTGTCTGAAGGGAAGATATGTGTTTGGATGGAACGGAGTCGTCTGAAAAGGACAGACATGCCTGGAGGTAACAGAACTGTCTGGAGGGATGAAAAGGAGTCTGTGGGCAACAGAGTTATATAGGTTATAGTTTGGCAGGTGTTTGGAAGAAACAGAAGAGTCCCGAGGGAACAGTGGAGTCTGAAGGTATTTGAAGGAGACCAAGGAGTCTGGAAGAGATAGAGGAGTCTGGAAgagatagaggagtctggaggggacagacATGTCTGGATGAtacaaagatgactgaggggcacaGAGATGTCTGGTAGCATTTATTCCTCTCACCCTATTTTAAACTACATGGTCATTCGGAGCTCAGCGTTCATATGTTTGTAGGAGTCTGAGTCTCAGCTGTAGGCAGCTATATGCTACGTGAAATAGTACTTGACCTATAAACATTCGTTATCCGGACTAGAACATAGCAGAACAATTAGGTGGTGTCAGGCTGTGATCCAGTTATCTCAAGTAACCTCTCACAGGGTTCATCACTCCATTGGGCTATTTCATAAATAACCTATTAGACTGTGCTGAGGATGTGTCTATTGTGAATACACGGTACTGCTGATGATGTAAGTGAAGTGCATCTAGTGAAGGTTAGGAATGCAGAACTTTCACCTCTGGTGGATCCAATGTTCTTCAGCCTAACACCTCTTCTGTCCACCAACATGGTTTCTTACATGTAGTATCTGCACAGATCAATTAATGCTAAACAAAACCATTGAAAAAATCTGTCCTGAGGGTTGGGTTCCAAAGAAATGCTTTCCAGACTCAACCAGATCTAACTAGAGCACCAGCATGTTCTGCTAAGGTCAAAGCTAGAAGGGAGAATGTGCACGTCAATCAGGTATGGTATGCAATCAACAAGTACCAATAAAAAACCTTGTGACATCCTTCTCTTTCATAGCAGTGACAAGTGTAGATGATGACATAATATGGAGGTCAAGTGTATTTTTCTCGTCAAAGTTTACGATGAAGAAAACTCAAGTGCAAGAAGAAAACTCAACTGACTGTAAACAGCAGCTATAATACCGTATATGTCGTATACACCTGCTAATACCACATGGACCTGTCCAAATACCTATAAAAGATCTAGATGGTCTAGATGATGGTGTCATCATCCTTTTTCCCGTTGATATAGGACAGTCTGTTTATGGTCCAGGGggcaataatagtaaaaaaaaatatggaaaattccaaagtaatttttttaagTGAAATAAATTAGAATTTAAAAGTGGAGGGAACAATATAGAAAATGTAAGGTCGTTATGAAATCAGATTGTCCCAGGATGTAACATTATTGAATAAACCAACCCATTTTTGGAGGTCGTTGATTCCTGCAGGAAGCCATTGGGTGATCCACTCACTAGTGTCATAATGTTGGACAAACCCTACGTACATCTTGAACCCCTTTACCTTCCGGACTCTAATTTAGGAATGAGACTACTttcttttaaaggtttttttttgtttgtgagcTGTCTGAGAGCGATGGAGAATGGTTAGCACATGGACCCAATGTTACCCTATGTACTAATTCACACAAGCTATTTTTCACATGGACCTCGGTCAGTCCCTGCATCTGTCCACCAGGCCAAGAAATAAAGTGAACTATGCGCATGTAGCCTTGAGCTAGATCATAGACCCACCATGCACATCTGTTTTCAATGGGCATGTTTAATTTATTCCCTAATTGCCCATGCTGGAAAAGGGCTCTTTGACCTGCCAATTTTTCTATTTTTGCCTCTCctcttttcagcatattttttgttttatttttaccactATTGTAGTTGCATCAGGCATTGCTTTTTGCACGACAAATTATACTTTTTGGGGATGTTTTGGGGCACGTATAAAATGCTGTGTAATAtgtgtcctctcccctctgtaccagtctgtcattgtaaatttgtttactgtaaacgatatctataattctgtacgtaacccctttctcatgtacagcaccatggaattaatggtgctatataaattaataattataataataatactttcATAGGGATACCCAATATGTAGCTTTTTTTTATTGTAGTCATGTAATTACTGTAAATTGTgtatattttttatgaaaaaatacatttttttggtattttttttgtgCTAGGGACTTTTTATTACCTTTTACCTTTTTTTTATACATAAATCTTGTTAATATTAAATAATTTGTTGCCCAAAGATATTATAAAAGATCTCTGGGTAACATATTTTTGTATTTCTCTTTTTTTCCCCTGTAACTAGTACATTCATATGATCCCTAGTTACAGGGGAAAACAGCCCCCTGCTATTACCAGGTTTCACTGGCAGAGCTTATCTGGTCCCAGCAGCTCTGCTATCATGATCGCCAGGTGCAACAGAAGTATCAGCAGTGCCAGTAATGCTCCTATTGACTGCATATTGCTTATTGAGGGCTATGTAGCCAGCAAAAGAGAAGACAGAAGTGGTAATAAGCCACTTCTGCCTTTTGCACCAGTTCCCTAGCTGCGTCTGACGGATGGGGACCAGACGTGCTCCTGCTGGATTGCCGAAGCAGAAGCTTTAACCCTTCAATATAAATTGACAATGGCAACTGGTTACAGCCCAGGAGCAATCACTGTACATTTACAGCTGTCGGTCCTATTCTGGTTGTAATCAGCAGCGAGACCTCTTGGATTAGCCACTTTTTTTCTGCAAaagaatgtgaaaaaaataaatggaCAGGAATATGCTGACTAAGCCCCAAGCCTTAAAAATGTAGTATTAGCATTCCTACCGAAATAATGTGTTACTTCCTTACATTAAATATTAACCAGAAATAACTGAATACCTTATACTTGTCCCTCCTGAACATATAAAGATCGATGATTTGTAGAGAtaacaaatcttttgaaattcgaatttgccaaCTTTGCAGAATTTCCCTCGGAAAATCGATTTGCGGCCAATCAAAAGGACTCCAAAACCTCGAATTGCCCTGAAAAGATATGAGTAATGCTCTGAGGATCTTTAAGACTTCTTTCCGGCTGACAGCCTTAGTGATGACAAGTTGACCTGTTCCccacacactaatcttcttcactgcgtcacacacacactatacgTACAGTTTCTTcggtgttttatggctttctctccctaactctatggctgctgcattcccggcCTCTGTGAGATTAGATATAAGGGGGATACTTTTTCACTGTAGTTCAGTACagtctacagcagtgttccccaagttcggtcctcaagagccaccaacgggtcatgttttcaggatttccttagtattgcccaggtgagaattccatcatctagacaggcaacaattccatcacctgggccatactaaggaaatcctgaaaacacgacctgttggtagctcttgaggactggagatggggaacactggtctacagTCTCGGTCTACAGAAGAATCACTGCATCTAAGCCATATACATGTGATGCTGTCTGCCGGTTTGGTGTATCTGGACCTATCATATATGATACATACTAAAACTCTGACGTATGTAAGCCATTTATGTGTGATACTCTCCATGAGACGTGTATCTAAGCTTATTATGTGTTATTCTGTTTGTATCCAAGCCCAGCACATGTGTCTTAGATGTTTCTAAGCATATCATGTGTGACACAATCTGAAGGGCAAGCGCATCTAAGCTAATACTATGTAATACCATCTGCAGAACTGATGTATCTAAATAAATTATGCCTATTATATGTGATACTTTTAGCTAAGGTGATGCATCTAAGCCTATAATATTGTAGACTATTTGATACTGTCAACTTATCACATATGATACATGTCAATGGGACTGTGTATCTAAGCCGATCTCATGTGGCACTCTATGATCAGCCCATGTATATGCCCAAGGCTATGATATGAAATACTGTTTACTGAGTTgtggtatctaatcctatcatgtgtgatactgtctgctaagctgaTGCATAAAAGTCTCAGCTCTTGGCCATATGTGAGACTGTGTTATTTTCTGGTGTATCTAAGCCTCCACACTTTATGATGAAGGTATTGTAGTTTGAGTCTCTTATTGGGATTGACTTGCTTTTAACCCTGCGGCCACGTTTGTCATCTCTCCTTTTCTACTTTCCTAATGCTTTACCTTTTTTGTTCCCACAGGGACCCATCTCTGTTTGAAGCTCCTCGTTACGAAGATGTTATACTCTACGGCACTACCACCGTGTGGACAGTGACTCTCGGCCCAACTCCAGATATCGAACCCCCTCCTTATCAGAGTGACTTGGCCCATCGAAGAGGAGTCAGTACAGACCTGAGACTTCCCAACCCTACCTTACTCCGTATCAGCTCTGACATTCATGAACTCAAGAGAACTGGATTTATCCCAGAAGAGCGATTCCCGGAACCCTTAACACCTCCTCCAACCTATAACGAGTCCATGACCCAATGGGAAGAAGTGTTTTTACCATCTCCAGAAGAAGGTTGACGAAAGACTCTACAAGACATGAAGAGATACCTACCAAATTGTTATTCATGAAGCATCTAAactcttaaaacattttgtgatggtTCACGTGGATGAAGTATCTATCTATCACGTGGATCAAGTATCTATGGACACAAAAGTAGAAGATTCAAAGGCAATGGGAAATGGGAAATGAAGAATGATGCGTTGCTTGCACAGACTCAATAGATTGAGATTTACCTAAATCTCGCTAAATCTACAGCTTTTGTCTTGAAGACCTCTCGGTAAGGCAAGATATGTAGACTGGACTTTATGAGAAGTATTTTATTGTATTTATTAGTGCTATATTGTGTTATTTATAAGACCGTTTCAGCATTTTATGTAAAATATGGTGATTATGTACCACAATGCTAAATTAGAAATGTTAAAAAGTTTCCTATTAGGGACTTTTTGAACATGCATGAGAGAGTCTACATGTTGCTTGGCCATGCAAAGTCCTAAACCGATAACTGCACATGTAAGGGTGGCATGGTGACTTGTGACTGGTATTGCCCTACGAGCCCTAAATTTATAGGCTCTAATCTCAGCAGGACAACTTGATTGCCTCAACTTCTTTCCCTACTTTTGTAATATTTTTAGACTTTTTGCTAAACTGGTCCTGTGAAAGACTTGCGTAGTAACGGTTGAGTAGACAATGAGCACTGATACTTTGATACTTCTTTTTCCAAGGCTTTTTGAGCTCAAAAGATAAAATAGACTTCAGATGAGATGCACTAAAAGCAACCAATGGCCTacaaataagatgtgtagtagaggggtaacaaggacactaaacttcaggagggcaaatttccaacggatgagagaggatcttggtgcaattaactgggacgatatcctgagacataaaaatacacaaagaaaatgggagacgtttattagcatcctggataggacctgtgcacagtatataccgtatgggaataaacatactagaaatagaaggaaaccaatatggctaaatagagctgtaaggggcgcaataagtgacaaaaagaaagcatttagagaattaaaggaagtaggtagtgaggaggcattaaataaatacagaaaattaaatacattctgtaataagcaaatcaaggcagcaaagattgagacagagagactcattgccagagagagtaaaaataatcccaaaaatattctttaactatgtaaatagtaagaaactaaaaaatgatagtgttgtctccttaaaaatagtctgggt contains:
- the LOC143769499 gene encoding uncharacterized protein LOC143769499; the encoded protein is MVSSFFWRGVHRTVVTLGMAFMLIGVVLLSVSERIFILGICFLAAGSLAVICYLLVTVMTCVKKSRSSENEENPAETEVRNTEQSQNVADPSLFEAPRYEDVILYGTTTVWTVTLGPTPDIEPPPYQSDLAHRRGVSTDLRLPNPTLLRISSDIHELKRTGFIPEERFPEPLTPPPTYNESMTQWEEVFLPSPEEG